A region of the Blattabacterium cuenoti genome:
ATATGTTTCATTAATCAAAATTATCCCTTTGTATGGAGGCGTTAGTATTGAGAATCAAATATTATCTTTACAAAAAAAAACTCACATTATTATCGGAACTCCAGGTAGAATTATTGATTTAATTGAAAGAAAAAAACTACATTTATCCGATATAAAATATTTAGTCCTTGACGAAGCGGACGAAATGTTAAATATGGGTTTTAAAGAAGAATTAGATTCTATTATAAAAAAACTACCGAAAAAAAGACAAAGTCTACTATTTTCTGCTACGATGTCTAAATATATGAATGGAATCGCACATGATTATTTAATAGATCCTATAGAAATTATTACAGGAAAACGAAATTTCGCATCTGACGATGTGAGGCATATCTATTACATAGTGAGTAATCAAAACAAATATCTTGCTTTAAAACGTATTGTAGATATCAATCCAGATATTTATGGAATTATATTTTGCAAAACTAGAAAAGAAACTAGAGAAATAGCTGAATCTTTAATAAAAGATGGTTATAATGCTGATGCACTTTATGGAGATCTCTCACAATCACAACGGGAATCCGTCATGAACAGGTTTAGAAATCGAATTTTACAATTTCTTGTGGCAACAGATATAGCATCTCGTGGGATAGATGTAAATGATGTGACTCATGTCATTAACTACAATATTCCAGATGAAAGTGAAATCTATGTACATAGAAGTGGTCGGACAGGAAGGGCAGGAAATACTGGAGTTTCTGTTTGCATTATTCATTCTAGAGAAACTAAAAATCTACGAGAATTTGAAAAAAAAATAGGAAAAAGTTTTGAGAGAATCATGATTCCTTCTGGAGAAGAAGTCTGTGAAAAAAAACTCTTTCATTTTATAGAAAAAATAAAAAAAGTAGTAGTAGATGAACAATCTATGAAAACATTTCTTCCAGAAATCCAAAAAAGATTGGAATTATTTGATCGAAAAGAATTAATCAAACGTTTCTCTTGGATAGAATTTAATCGTTTTTTTTCCTATTACAAAAACTCTAAAAATCTAAACAATTCTATTTCTTCGTACAAAAAAAATTATTCTTCAAAAAAAAAATTCCTTTTCAAAAGCTTAAAAAAAGTAAAAAAAGAATCTTTTTCAAAACTTTTTCTCAATATAGGATATAAAGATAATCTAACAAAATTAGGCCTGATTCATTTAATCAATCAATCCGTTCGTAATTCAC
Encoded here:
- a CDS encoding DEAD/DEAH box helicase, which gives rise to MKTFKEYNFLNDKIIRALEDLGIKTPTPIQKKVIPYLLKSEKDLIALAQTGTGKTAAFGLPIIQKINLEFRFPQALILCPTRELCIQITRDLFRFSKYVSLIKIIPLYGGVSIENQILSLQKKTHIIIGTPGRIIDLIERKKLHLSDIKYLVLDEADEMLNMGFKEELDSIIKKLPKKRQSLLFSATMSKYMNGIAHDYLIDPIEIITGKRNFASDDVRHIYYIVSNQNKYLALKRIVDINPDIYGIIFCKTRKETREIAESLIKDGYNADALYGDLSQSQRESVMNRFRNRILQFLVATDIASRGIDVNDVTHVINYNIPDESEIYVHRSGRTGRAGNTGVSVCIIHSRETKNLREFEKKIGKSFERIMIPSGEEVCEKKLFHFIEKIKKVVVDEQSMKTFLPEIQKRLELFDRKELIKRFSWIEFNRFFSYYKNSKNLNNSISSYKKNYSSKKKFLFKSLKKVKKESFSKLFLNIGYKDNLTKLGLIHLINQSVRNSRVNIGNIEILSNFSLFEVEKRYQKKILIGMSKIHHFGRPLSIEIKN